The window TTGGTAGAGCGCACAGGTGGGGGTGGAGGGCACAGGTGAGGTGGAGGGGGGGTTGGTAGAGCGCACAGGTGGGGGTGGAGGGGAGGGGGTTGGTAGAGCGCACAGGTGAGGGGGGGGTTGATAAAGCACACAGGGGGGTATACAATACATGAGCACCCATAGGGCGCCGTGTGGTACACATGCCGGACACCAGGGGGCAGCACGTCTCGCACCCGGCGCTCTGGGCCGCACATGTGGGGATGTAACACTCGGTGTCCGGGGTCGCACATGACACAAACACCACAGAGGAGCCACTCACCGGCCGCACTGACAGCTCCTTCCTGCGCCGCAGAGGGCTCCGCCCACCAAACGTATACCTGCGCCATGACGTCAGTACGCTGCTGCGCGGGCGGCCATGTTTACTACTGGCGTCTCCTGCCCTCACTGAATAGCTTGCCGGGCGCAGCCAGTAGAGGGCGGTAGACTGCTGCGAATGCGCAGTGTAGCTCTATATTTACTACAGGTCGCACCATCTGTGTTCTCgcgtttttgtagctgcgtttttataGTACAAGCAACAGAAATCTCGCATCCGCGCTGCTTCTTGTCTCCCCTGTGGAGCGTTTTCCCCTCTGTAGAAAGTCAATATCTCTTGCGGCTTCACTGAGTTTTCAGTGCGGAATTCCCCATAGACTTGGAGtagatgtggaaaatccacagATTAATAAAAAAAGTGCATCTAAACTAAACATCAGGTATCAATAAAGTTGATTGAAGAACAGGGAGGTGGTGAAAGCAAAGAGATCAATGGccaatacatattatatatatatatcagcgcaCGGAAATATAAAGATAGAGCGGATAGAAACACATTACAGAGAGGTCCTGCAGCTGTAATGTCCCCCGTATATGTTTTACACTCCCCCCCATTATTACTTTTCATGGTAAACTAAATGGTGTTTTTATCCTTCTTTAACTAATATATAAATAAACAACATAAAATAAAATAGTGTGAGGTCCCCCTCCCCTATTTTTTGTAACCAGGGcagataaagcaggcagctgggggccggtattatcaggctggggaagcccatgatTATTGTGCCCTTTCCAgactaaaaattgcagcctgtagTTGCCCAGggggtggcacatccattagatgctccaatgttagcgcttttcccaattgccctgatgcggtggcaatcagggtaatttttagggttgatatcagctgtgaattgacagctggcatcaatcccgGAGATTAGTAATGTAGAGGCGtctgtcagacacccccattactaacccagcattaTATAGAAGGAAGAATAGCAGTAAGTTCTGCGCTGACGTCAGGTCGATGAGACAGTGCATTATAATAAAAGGGTGGTTTTATTGGATCAAGTCAACGGGCTTCAATGTCTCTGACTTCATCACAATATAAGCTACATGTAGGTTACATAGTGACAGCAGTTTAAATAACAAACGTCTTCAAAAAGGCGCCAGGAAAACACGAAGACACGTGTGAGCTCAGACCACGAGGTTTTATCAAACGCAATAAAATtcaagcaaaaattaaaaaaaaaatacttttttacgtATATATAAAAACAAATCAAATAGTGACATATGGCTGCAGAAAAGACCTGTGCGTAAAGATAGACGGGGacacaaaataaatacaaaaatataagTGTAAATGTAATGGAGGGtttagaggaaaaaatgaaaaaaaaatattttttagggaTTCAAACTTACAAAGGAAGTGTGAAGAGGTTCCGCAGCAATGCTCCGCCAGGCACAGACGGGCAACCTGCCGCACCGGGCATTTATCTGGTGGGCTGCGGTGTGGCATTGCATGGTGGGCCGCCATCTTTTATTCTTCAGGACCGTCATCACCCGCCCTGGTTACGCTGCAGCGGCATTCCCTGTAATCTGCAGCGGAAAGCGGCTCCAGTGCTCCCCCACCCCCTGCAGACGCCTCCCTGGTGCCCCCATCTGCACTCACTGGGAGAGTTACTGACTGTTTTCAGCCCCGACACAAAAGTAAATGTAATTGTTGCATTCCCTACTCTGGGCCAGGACTGGCTGATGGACGACTTCTGGGGCTCAGGATAATTAGATTTTGCCCCTACTGAAAAAAAAAGCCCATCCTTCTGCCAGAGCAGCACCAGGAGCTTATTTTGGCAAGAGGTTGTGATTGTGGCGACactgagtggtcatgtgaccagaaGAATgagatatatacagtcatggccaaaagttttgagaatgctacaaaatattgatttttacaaagtctactgcttaagtttttctaatggcaatttgcatatactccagaatgtcataaagagtgatcagcttaacagcaattacttgcaaagtcaatattggctaagaaaatgaacttcaacccccaaaacacatttcaacatcattgcattcctgccttaaaaggagcagctaacattgttttagtgattgttccagtaacacaggtgtgggtgttgatgaggacagggctggcgatcaatcagtcatgattaagtaagaatgacaccactggacactttaaaaggaggctggtgcttggtatcattgtttctcttcagttaaccatggttatctctaaagaaacacgtgcagccatcattgctctgcacaaaaatggcctaacagggaagagtatcgcagctacaaagattgcacctcagtcaccaatctatcacatcatcaagaacttcaaggagagagcttccattgttgccaaaaaggctccagggcgcccaagaaggaccagcaaacgccaggaccgtatcttaaacctgtttcagctgcgggatgggactagcagcagtggcgagctagcgcagcaatggcagcaggctggtgtgagggcttctgcacgcactgtgaggcggagactgcttgagcaaggcctggtttcaaggagggcagcaaagaagccacttctctccagaaaaaacatcagggaccgactgatattctgcagaaggtgcagggagtggactgctgaggactgggggaaagtcattttctcagatgaatccccttttcgattgtttgggacatctggaatacagcttattaggagaagaggaggtgacgctagcaccagtcttgtctctgccaactgttaagcatccggaaaccattcatgcgtggggttgcttctcagccaagggaatcgcaccactcacagtcttgcctaaaaacacagccatgaataaagaatggcaccagcatgtcctccaagagcaacttctcccaactgtccaagagcagtttggcgcccaacaatgccttttccagcatgatggagcaccttgccataaagcaaaggggatcactaaatggctcatggaacaaaacatagagattttgggtccatggcctggaaactccccagatcttaatcccattgagaacttgtgggcaatcatcaagagacgggtggacaaacaaaaaccaacaaattctggcaaaatgcaagcattgcttatgcaagaatggacggcGATCAGTCAGGATAtgtccagaagatgattgagagcatgcccgggagaattgcagaggtcctgaagaagaaggggcaacactgcaaatattgacttgctgcagtaactcattctaatgtcaatagaaccttctggtctcataatacgattgcaattatatttctgtatgtgatgtaaacatcaaacacaattaaaaaccagagggaacagatcatgtgaaaatagcattgtgctgtcattctcaaaacttttggccatgactgtatatatccagtgtgtccacccatatcctgtccaccgccattaacttgagaacggtggcagctataggcatagaagtggtgtctaggtatagtaaactagccatgcgctacgcaatgaaaccacctatagcgcctcctggtggaaaacaacggagttagcatttttatctcgaaaacagaacgagatagagaagaaaagtgaattaaaaaattgtagggcatcatcaattcaatacaaatcaacacctaCGCTACAGAAATTGAGGGTAAAGGCGCTGGAccggccgagcgtctccagacctaaaccctatggagcatatgTGAAACCTCCTCacacggaaggtggaggagcgcaaggtctgtaacatccaacaGCTCcgagatgtcatcatggaggatgaagaggatccagcggctcctgtgaagctctagtcacctccagaccCAGGAGAAGTAAggccgtgctggaaaataatggcggTCACACAAAATATTCAAACCATGGGGCACAATGTGGCCATtattacttaggggtgtactcacttttgttgccagcggtgtaCAGATTAATGATTGTGTGTTGTGTTaactagaggacaccaaatttacactgttttacaagctgcacactgacactgcacattgcatCAAAGTCCGTCAGTGTtctcccatgaaaagatgtaattaaatatttacaaaaatgtgaggggtgtactcactttgtgatATACTTTATATGTATGCCCCCAGAGGTAACTGTTTTTCAGCTCTTCCACTTCGTGCATTGGCTTTACCAGTCTTGGAGTACCACCAGTAATTTATAATGAGGCCCTCCTCTACTATAATTTATAATGAGGCTCTCCTCTACTCTACTCTACTCTACTTTATAATGAGGCTCTCCTCTACTATAATTTATAATGAGGCCCTCCTCTACTATAATTTATAATGAGGCCCTCCTCTACTATAATTTATTATGAGGCCCTCCTCTACTATAATTTATAATGAGGCCTTCCTCTACTATAATTTATAATGCGGCCCTCCTCTACTTGTCTTCCAGGGAGTATTGTGTTCCCTCCATCTAATttctggcagcccttgcacttagtgcaaaaGGTTTATTACTGCAGGGATCGCTGCTGAAAAAGGGATAATTTACCATTATAGGCATATTGTCACACGTTGTTTGGCTCCTAACTTGCTGAGTGTCATGGCGGTATCAGACattgttcagaccacagactctgacactcaacactatggtttttctggtgtttctgagttgcaCAAGcgggctcgggcatcgaccagctgtttgCTCACTAGTCATTGgggttgcaggagttaatttctgctagcctactGGTTACTTTTTGGATCACAtggtgcaggagacctatcacagttactccccacctttttaagatggaggaacttGTTTTCTCATGCTGACTATAGCTCTTTGCTTATCCGGTCCATGTACTGTTGTGTTCCAAtaactggtgatttactgcatgttgGATGGTGTGttgtggaattcctcctgtcgtcTGGTTATTTACTCTtagttgtttttctttatttttcatacttttaaaaaactttatttttactttttctttattttactagtcctcctaggggactacatcactgcagtgtccgaacgcttgttcatttctgttgatcagagttgCACAGCTCTgaccagcagaaatgcagcgttcccctGAGAGCCTACTGAAGGACGAACAGTGCCAAAAGgttgttggatggcagataataccCAGTCTTGGAGTCACACTTTTAAAAAAAAGATTGCATTAGAATTGAATCACAGACCCCCACTACATCTCTTTCAGGGTGTACTGCAAtgcctccttgtaattttagctaggcctctcACTGAGTACATAGGCTTTTCCAGTTTggaagtcagaatgtttttaaaattttaccAAAATCTGAGtctcttctctgtctctgtgtctattgCCAGCTGTATTACAGTGCCTCCTACTTTTCAGCagtccttgcacttagtgcattggaTTTACCAGTCTAGGGCTTCCACCTCTTAAAAATAGTCAAAAACTGTCTGAGGCCCTCCCCTACgtgtcttccagggggtattgcagttcCTCCTTCTAAATTTTGCCAGCCCTTGTAGTTAGTGAGACTGCTACTGTCATAAAGACTATGCACTAACATTTTTAACAGAATGTGCATGAGGCCTCttctatgtctaatacagggtgcatcagagtccctcctctatgtgtaatacagggtgtatcgcagTCCCTCCTCTgtatatacagggtgtatcggagtccttcTTCCCTCTACTTTTTGGCACTTATTGCATTGTCCGCAAGGGCTTGTGAGGCTCAGAGTCTGTCCTTCATACATTACACAGGAGGTGTCTGACCCTGTCACACCACACGGCTGGATAAGGTAGGAAAATGTTACAATTACATTTACTGGTGAATTTTTtcgccattgaaagcaatgagaaagtgtaaAAACGCTGTGTGAACGTGGCACAAGGAGTGGAGGAGGCGTTTTGTATTTCTATATAAGGGGGAAAAAACCTCTACTCATTATACGAGGGGCGATTCAAAAGTAATTGGTTATTTTATTGCACAcagaaaataaaatgttttcttctctcttaggtacccactagtccaggaaaaaaaaaaatcacttaaataggccacgattcccgggagctacattcattgaatatgaactgccgaggagtgaacatcaaaatgggaaaaaactagctcagagctgtcatcaaatacctctgcttgaaacaaatgactaccaaagacatacacagcgacttggtggaaacattgggggactcttctcctccatattccacagttgcacgctgggccaaggaatttaagctgggaagaacatctacagaagttgaacatcgtgaaggacgcccatccacgtccctcaatgaagaaaacgtgaaaaaagttgaagttgtattggcagatggaagagtgactatcaggcatgtagctgaggtcacagggatctcatatggcagtattcaaagaatcctagcaaaagaattgcatatgagaaaggtctccgcgtgttgggtgccaaaaatgttaaccgacgcgcaaaagaagaaacgagttgacatttcaatagcaaatctcgaaaagttccaagcagacaaggagaatattttgtcacgttttttttgaccatggacgagaccaggatccaccactttgatcccgaaactaaacaacaaatcgatgacatggaaacgaaccggcgccgaagaaattcaaagtgtcaagctcagcagggaaggttatggcgtccgttttttgggacgctgaaggaattaataTGGTgggctatttggagaagggagccgctattacgggctcctactacgcagaacaaataagaagattgcgggaggctatcaaggagaaaaggcgcggcaaactgcgggctggagtgctgtttcaccaagataacgcgccggctcacaaagctgctttGAACTGGTGGcacaccccccctattcgccagatctagtccccagtgacttctttctctttcctcgcctcaaggaacacctccggggcaagaaacttgacaatagcgacgtgataaccgctgttggggattgtttttgagggtcaagatcaagagagtttttttcgaagggaagtctaagtttagaaaagagatggactaaatgtatagacttgttgttaggagactatgtagaaaaatatatatatttttttaacatattcattgtgtttattattgatcatTACTTTTGGGTCGCCCCTCGTACAGTACAGTTTCCTAACATTTGTCCTGTATAAAATtcattttatcttcggttttgtatgttttttgtttttttttgtcactcTGTAAAAGTAGCGTAATCTTCTGACCCccttgttcccagcagtgacccggGAGTCAGATCGTGCAGGCGTCTTCCCTGGGCTGTTCTcgctccatttcagcaattttcatgTTGCACCAGACCTTTTTTGAGGGtctgtagaaaaaaaaatgctcaagtttcccaatgacttccattaaACTCGTTACTGGAGACGAGCACccgatctattactccctgttatcagccattagtgtggaggatactataacagctttatatcagggctggaagaTTTCCCCAGTATTATAAAAGATTTAGTAATGAGATGTATAATTGGTGGGGGAGGGGTGACCTGGACCGGGGGCTTTTTTTTTACGAGTACGTGCACGTAATCTGGACACGCTGCGGCCTGGACATAGCAGCTCCGGACCTGtgcggccgcgagtctcctccgcaggagaacgcagctgcctttgCCCACGATCCGGGCTCAGGAAGTTGCAGTTTCTCTCTTCTATTGTCCCTGCACTCgcgtctccgcagcaaagaattaccGTGCTTGCGGATTGGACTGGCCGCACTGTAGGTCAGTTAACGCTGCGGCCAGTACATGCACAGTGTGCAACGGGATGTataaaattccatccactgtgcttgtgctgtacaatgcagctgAAAACATGCTACGTCCAAATCGCAGTGAACCCTGATCACCGGCGCGCAGCCTATGCCCGGACCGGTTCAGTTTTCCATTTATTCTTCATTTCAGGACATTTGTATGAATAAAGACCACGACTCTCAGCAGAATCATCTCACCAAGAATTTCCAGTTTATTAGAGATCTGGGAGCTTTGATCCTTGGAGCGCGGTGACCGCGTTTCTGCATCGGCGCGCTCCGGCTAAGGCACTAAATCTGGGTTAACACTGATGACGGCGAttctggaggggggagggggagtcaCATGACCGACACTTCAGCGGACGGCGCAGTGAGGGATGTAGTGCGACGTTCTGCAGGGTAAACACCGCCCGCTGATCACAACTGCTGCAGCAAAACATGGAAAGTTCCCACATAAAAATGAAGCGTCAGGCGGCGGCAGCGCTCACACGATGGACACCATGTTGTTAGGGCTGAGAATCTCGATCCAGTAACCGTCAGGATCCTGCACAAACGCCAAACCCTTCATCTTACCTGGAAAATAAAGAACATCTAGTGAGCAACACTCTGCTCCAGTCACAGCCGGAGCTGCAGTGTGATGTAATGTGCAACCTCCGGAGCTGCAATCATAACACTCCTGCTCTCAGACTGCACAGTTATATCAcgtgtcatgtgaccactcctgctacAACTGGAGCCCGAGCCTGACGAGCGCAGCTCTGACAGTGACTGGAGCCCGATCCTAACGATCGCAGCTCTGGCAGTGACTGGACCCAGATCCTGACGAGCGCAGCTCTGGCAGTGACTGGACCCAGATCCTGACGAGCGCAGCTCTGACAGTGACTGGAGCCCGAGCCTGACGAGCGCAGCTCTGGCAGTGACTGGACCCCGATCCTGACGAGCGCAGCTCTGACAGTGACTAGAGACTGTGCCCCTTATTTATGAGTCTTATTTACCATCGTCGGGTTTCTTTACGAAGGTGACTCCGAGCTCCTCAAACCTTTTACAAGCCGCGTAGACGTCTGGGACCGCGATGCCGATGTGACCTGGAGAAAGGAGCGGACAGGATCAGTGCAGACGTAAAAAAAAGGCAGGCACCCAGCAGTATTGTGccaggatggctgataacagaggacaATAGACATGCAGGCACAGGGGTCCCGTCCGGCTCACAGACAACTTACCGAATCCTCGGGGGTCGGAGTTCCCGTTGTGATATGGCTTCTCGTCGTTCTCGGTTCCCCAGTTACTGCAGGAAATAAGTAAGATTGGAGGATGGAGGGGCTCCGTGGAAGACCCCCTCATCACCGAGCAGACCCAGATAATGGGGTTATACATGGGCACTAATGGAcccaagctgcagtgtaaagcatggggagtgGCAGCACCACTGACCTTGTGATCAGGGAACAGGCTGATCTCAGCCAACCTCATACTCCAAACAATGCAGCTGAGCTGGAGTCACTGATcatagctgcagtgtaaagcatggggaacaGCAAAGCTTAAAAATCAGGCAGCCTGGAGGAGCACAAGCCTTACTGTGTGAGCTCCAGCGTGGCCTTGCGGGAGAACGTCCAGGCCGTCAGCTCCTTGATGTCCTCGGGGATGTCCTTCTTGTCCTCGTAGCCCATGAAATATAAGGAGAACTTCATAGAGGGGAAGTCGAGCTTCTGGAGGAGCCTGAGGAGAGACGAGAAGTCATGATCCAGACCTCACCCCATAGTAACCCCATGAAGACGCTCCGCGTGTGACTAGTCAGCTGGTAACAACCCCCGAGACACCGCCCCAGAGCCTCCGCATGACGCGGCCGTGAGGAGTTTACACTGGCGCTAGTACAGAAAGTAAAACCGTCAGTAATAAACAATGCATCAGCCAGCGGGAAATAGAGGAGCGGGGAGGGAGGTTATAACAGGGGGTGGGTGGGGCGACAGTCACTTACGTCATGCCGAGGCACTGCGTGTAGAACGGCAGCGATTTCTGGGGGTCTTTAATTCGGAGCATCGTCTGCTGCAACATGAAATCCTGAAAGGAAAAGGACAATTAACAAAACTAGAAAATGACGGAAACGTACATCCCCCGCTATGTAGAGCGGCACGGCCCAGCCGCCCGGTACAGCACAGACACCGAACCAGTAAAAAAGAGGGAAACGTACATCCCCGCTATGCAGAGCGGCACGGCCCGGCCGCCCGGTACAGCACAGACACCGAACCAGCAAGAGACTGAAAcgtacatcccccacaatgcagagCAGCACGGCCCAGCCACCCGGTACAGCACAGACACCGAACCAGCAAGAGACTGAAACGTACATCCCCCGCTATGTAGAGCGGCACGGCCCAGCCGCTGGGTACAGCACAGACACCGAACCAGCAAGAGACTGAAACGTACATCCCCCACTATGTAGAGCGGCACGGCCCAGCCGCCGGGTACAGCACAGACACCGAACCAGCAAAAGAGGGAAACTTACTGATATGGTTCGGGGTTGCCCTGAGCCTTGAACCAATCCTGTCCTGTCTTTGTCTCCTACGTTGGAGTCGACAGACTCCGCAGCACAACCTGTCCATTGCTCTACGCGTCTGGCTGAAAGGCGTCAGGTATCTAGGGTCTTACACCATCCTAAGCCTAAGTCCCCATTTAGCGCTACCGCACATGCGTGGGTTCCCGCTGCCTTTCCAGGCTTGGTAGCAGAAATCCCGCACTATTAATGTGCATGACGTCAGCGGTGAGGTggtggctgctgtatggccgcaacCGGCGCCATTGTCACATGGCATTTGGCTTGGGGTAGGGCTTAGGCCGGAAAAGACCCTAGGCCACTGCCATCTGCATGCGAGCATCATTCTTGTTAGTCTGTGGCTCAGTCAGTAGGCAGCCATTGTGCCACGTGTTATCCAGTCTACATTGCCTATGGCGTACGTACGTGTGTGTCTTCCCGGTCAGATCGTGCCCCCTAC is drawn from Anomaloglossus baeobatrachus isolate aAnoBae1 chromosome 3, aAnoBae1.hap1, whole genome shotgun sequence and contains these coding sequences:
- the LOC142294862 gene encoding lactoylglutathione lyase-like, whose protein sequence is MTAEVQELRGLSDEAAAAACRDPEPATKDFMLQQTMLRIKDPQKSLPFYTQCLGMTLLQKLDFPSMKFSLYFMGYEDKKDIPEDIKELTAWTFSRKATLELTHNWGTENDEKPYHNGNSDPRGFGHIGIAVPDVYAACKRFEELGVTFVKKPDDGKMKGLAFVQDPDGYWIEILSPNNMVSIV